The region AAAAACATGGGACAAAGCCCGCAATTCAATCCACACATGTTCCATGATATTTATCCCCTCTAACATTATATTGGGTCTGTAGAATTATTGTATTATTTAATGCTAAAGAATTTATTAATTATTTCCTAAGGTGTATGCGTTTTCCCACTACCGGAAGCCTCTTCGGCCGGAACCGCATCCTCCCCAGGCAGCCATGCCTGCCCAAACTTCACATCGCGGAACAGGGCAGCCAGGCCAGTAATCTGCTTGAGCCTCAAAATCTCATCCCGGTCCATCCCCAGGTGTTTGGAAATCCACGCGTCAGAACGTCCTAACTCGTGCAGTTCCTTAATGATATTACTCATTAAGTCCACATCATGTATTCCACGGGCGCGGTTATGCCGGATGGTACTGGCCATACGGTCGGACAGCGGCTTATCGATTATCGAAACCGGCATCATCCCCTTCTCACGCTCATAAATATCCGGGTAATCCCGCATCACCCGCCAACGATGAAAGCCATCTACAATCACATACTTATCACTGCCTTTTGCATAATAACAGACAATCGGCATAGTATAACCGTCCTCCTTGATGCTGTCGTACAACAACCGCATTTCCGGTGGGGCCACGTTGTTCGGGTTATATGTATTGGGTACAATGTTTTCAAATGGTACCGCAATGATATGGTATACCGGGCTTCTGAATTCCTTATTTACCATCTATCATCCCTCCGTACTTGCGTCTAATAATATCCACACGTTTTTGTTGCTGCCGCGTAAGCCCAAACCCCATAAACCGACAGGTATGGTCATTTTTCAGAATACAGTAGCACATCCGTTTCCAGCTTGGTATATCTTTCGTGCTTTTGATATCATCGGTATGATCGGGAATCGGTCCAAGAAAAATAATACGGGAATTTTTATTGATTGTATAGTTAGAGATACCATTCCTCCGTATATGATATCCCTTTTCCACAAGCTCACGGATTGTTTCCTCCGGCAGCCCTCCTCCGGTCTCACGCCAGAAATGGATGGAGGTGTTAAACTTTTTCACATAATTATTCCGCAGCCGGGCAGGCAATGTATCCAGCAAAAATTGAGTGTAGGATTTCCAGGTATGACCTTCCGGTAACGTAATACTGCGGTAACCCATCGCTTTTGTCTTGCCATAAATAGCGCCAAAATTTGCTCCGCGCACCCGCCCCACCAGTTTTGTCCATATTTCCGGGTCGATGACCCGGTACAGATTCAAAGCGTCTTTGGAGTAATCATTAAAAGGCGATGCTACCCGCATCTGGTCTATTTTTAATCCTGCCTTATAATACAGATCATATAAATTGTTGTAATCATAATCGAAGCGATAATTCGCGCACCATACGTCAGAATTTGACCAGTCGTATAAAGGTGAAGCACACCATACGTCTTTAAACTGCCTGGAAATCCAGCACTCGTTTTGATATCCGTATTTCTTATTGACAAATCCGCTGTACCGCTGCAGAGATTCATCCGCCCGCATACCAAGCAGGCAGACCGTCCTGCCATTCCCATGCTCCTCCTTGTAGAATCGGCCAAACTGCTTTGCCAAATCTTCCTGATGCATCCTGTAACGATAGTGGGTAAAAGGCTTCGTCAGATTAATGACATAGGGATACTCCGGTATCGGACGCACCCATATATCCTGTTTGGTATCATCCCAAGGATACCAATACATCTCATAGCTACTCAGTGCTGTCCTGGTTGCCATGGGAAGGCAGACCCAGTAAAGGTCTATGCCAGATTCGTTTTCCAATCGCTTAAAAGTGCGGGTAATATAGTCCGTGGTCACGGTATACTGCGCCTCAAAATCCTGATGGAATACGCCAATCACACGATCTGAAGCATACTTATTCCGGTAATCCAGCAGCAAATTCAAAAGAACACCACTATCCTTGCCGCCACTGAATGAGATATAAATATTTTTAAATTCCTGAAACAAAAACGCAAATCTCTTCTGCAATGCATCGAATACATTCATATTAATGTATTCTTTTTTCATGTCTCTAATAAACTCCTTATCTTTCAAGTAAAAAACTTACAA is a window of Enterocloster clostridioformis DNA encoding:
- a CDS encoding IbrB-like domain-containing protein encodes the protein MVNKEFRSPVYHIIAVPFENIVPNTYNPNNVAPPEMRLLYDSIKEDGYTMPIVCYYAKGSDKYVIVDGFHRWRVMRDYPDIYEREKGMMPVSIIDKPLSDRMASTIRHNRARGIHDVDLMSNIIKELHELGRSDAWISKHLGMDRDEILRLKQITGLAALFRDVKFGQAWLPGEDAVPAEEASGSGKTHTP
- a CDS encoding phosphoadenosine phosphosulfate reductase, which gives rise to MKKEYINMNVFDALQKRFAFLFQEFKNIYISFSGGKDSGVLLNLLLDYRNKYASDRVIGVFHQDFEAQYTVTTDYITRTFKRLENESGIDLYWVCLPMATRTALSSYEMYWYPWDDTKQDIWVRPIPEYPYVINLTKPFTHYRYRMHQEDLAKQFGRFYKEEHGNGRTVCLLGMRADESLQRYSGFVNKKYGYQNECWISRQFKDVWCASPLYDWSNSDVWCANYRFDYDYNNLYDLYYKAGLKIDQMRVASPFNDYSKDALNLYRVIDPEIWTKLVGRVRGANFGAIYGKTKAMGYRSITLPEGHTWKSYTQFLLDTLPARLRNNYVKKFNTSIHFWRETGGGLPEETIRELVEKGYHIRRNGISNYTINKNSRIIFLGPIPDHTDDIKSTKDIPSWKRMCYCILKNDHTCRFMGFGLTRQQQKRVDIIRRKYGGMIDGK